The following proteins come from a genomic window of Micromonospora zamorensis:
- a CDS encoding DUF1028 domain-containing protein, with amino-acid sequence MTFSLVARSADGRLHGVAVASKFLAAGALVPAAAAEVGALATQAHVNLAYRPQGLTLLRTGVAAADVVAGLVAADPEREHRQLGVVGASGAGASWTGPACHPWAGGRTGDGWAAQGNVLTGPEVVDALGDAWLAGSTLPFAERLVAALRAGDQAGGDRRGRQSAGLLVVERGGGYGGTSDVVVDLRVDDHPDPVTELGRLLAVHTMLFSRPDPATLLDLSGAVAEEVAALLTALGHPVTDDGTEAALISWAGLENLEERLVPGRIDPVVLTHLRGVAPHVPAPRSAS; translated from the coding sequence GTGACCTTCTCGCTCGTCGCCCGTTCCGCCGACGGCCGCCTGCACGGCGTCGCCGTCGCCAGCAAGTTCCTCGCCGCCGGGGCGCTGGTGCCGGCCGCCGCCGCCGAGGTCGGCGCACTGGCCACCCAGGCGCACGTCAACCTGGCGTACCGCCCGCAGGGCCTCACCCTGCTGCGTACCGGTGTGGCCGCCGCCGACGTGGTGGCCGGGCTGGTCGCCGCCGACCCGGAGCGGGAGCACCGCCAGCTCGGCGTCGTGGGGGCCAGCGGTGCGGGCGCGAGTTGGACCGGGCCGGCCTGCCATCCGTGGGCCGGCGGGCGCACCGGCGACGGCTGGGCTGCACAGGGCAACGTGCTCACCGGCCCGGAGGTCGTCGACGCGCTCGGCGACGCCTGGCTGGCCGGGTCGACGCTGCCGTTCGCCGAGCGGCTGGTGGCCGCGTTGCGGGCCGGCGACCAGGCCGGCGGCGACCGGCGGGGCAGGCAGAGCGCCGGCCTGCTGGTGGTCGAGCGAGGCGGCGGGTACGGCGGCACCAGCGACGTGGTGGTCGACCTTCGCGTGGACGACCACCCTGATCCGGTCACCGAGCTGGGTCGACTACTCGCCGTGCACACCATGCTGTTCAGCCGTCCGGACCCGGCCACCCTCCTCGACCTCAGCGGCGCGGTGGCCGAGGAGGTGGCGGCGTTGCTCACGGCGCTGGGCCACCCGGTGACCGACGACGGGACGGAGGCGGCGTTGATCTCCTGGGCGGGGCTGGAGAACCTGGAGGAGCGGCTGGTGCCGGGGCGGATCGACCCGGTCGTCCTGACGCACCTGCGCGGCGTCGCCCCGCACGTCCCCGCGCCCCGCTCCGCGAGCTGA
- a CDS encoding maleylpyruvate isomerase N-terminal domain-containing protein, translating into MEPVRAAFSVECARLTEILAELVDADLGRPTDCPPWTVRELIAHVHTGVGRLTGMLAAPAPPRAEVDAAGYFGGAKFTPQVDADRIDGGRRDAAQVDRAGLASAFDRAWRATDAAVAAAPPDRVVRTRHGDAMRLTEFLRTRVVEVGVHGLDLAAALGRPPWLTPPAAAVIADLLTGGRPVPAELGWDRLTLIRKTTGRVALTAPERAAVDAAGFRWLAFGR; encoded by the coding sequence GTGGAACCGGTTCGCGCGGCGTTCTCCGTCGAGTGCGCGCGGCTCACCGAGATCCTGGCCGAGCTGGTCGACGCCGACCTCGGCCGTCCCACCGACTGCCCGCCGTGGACCGTCCGGGAACTGATCGCGCACGTACACACCGGCGTCGGCCGGCTGACCGGCATGCTCGCCGCACCGGCCCCGCCGCGCGCCGAGGTGGACGCCGCCGGCTACTTCGGTGGGGCGAAGTTCACCCCGCAGGTGGACGCCGACCGGATCGACGGCGGGCGGCGCGACGCCGCGCAGGTGGACCGCGCGGGGCTGGCGAGCGCGTTCGACCGAGCCTGGCGGGCCACCGACGCGGCGGTCGCCGCCGCACCGCCCGACCGGGTGGTGCGAACCCGCCACGGCGACGCGATGCGTCTCACCGAGTTCCTACGGACCCGGGTCGTCGAGGTGGGCGTGCACGGTCTGGACCTGGCCGCGGCGCTGGGCCGGCCGCCGTGGCTCACCCCGCCGGCAGCCGCGGTGATCGCCGACCTGCTCACCGGCGGACGCCCGGTGCCGGCCGAACTGGGTTGGGACCGGTTGACCCTGATCCGCAAGACCACCGGCCGGGTGGCGCTGACCGCACCGGAACGGGCCGCGGTCGACGCGGCAGGCTTCCGCTGGCTCGCCTTCGGTCGCTGA